TCTCGGCGTTGAAGTCCGGGATCCTGCGGACCACGAGCCGGCCCGGCACGTGGTCGGTCTTCTTCTGCGCAGCGAACGCGGTGAAGTCGATTTCGGCGACCTCGGCCCGGGAGATCCACCGCTGGCTGGCTTCGTCGAAGACGGCATCGGTGTACTCGATCGTGGTCCACGCGTCGTCGCCGATCGCAGCGATCGCGGCCTTGACGCGCTTGTCCATCCGCACGGTCACCGACACCGCGGCCCCACGAGCAATCGCGGCATGGACTGGCCCACGGCCATAAAACGCCGAGTCCATCCGCACCAGGACCGGGTGAGGCTTGCCGAGCAACCTTCGGGCGGTCCTCACTGCATCGCCGACCAGACGCTTCGCACCGCGCGGTGACCCGGTCGAGCCCTTGCGCAGCCGCTGGGCCACGATCACCGGCGCGCTCGTGGCGGTGGTGAGGGTAGCGAGCAGTGCGTTGAGGCCGCGGACCCCGGAGTAGCCGAACCCGGCGCCCTGCTTGGCATAGCCGTGAACCTCGATGATCGTGTCATCGACATCGACCAACGCATACCCGCGATCCACCTCGGTGTCGGTGTCGGTGTCGCCGGCATCGTCGGCTGCGGGTGCGGCCGGTGCACCGAGCAAGCCGGTGAGGCCGGCCAGTGCGATCAGGAAGCGCGAGGCGACCGCGTCGAGCTGGCGCACGTGCCCGAAAGTGAAGGCCCGCAGGAACGAACCCAACGTCGAGGGCGCATACGCCCGGGCGAACAGCCGACCCATCCCGCCATGCCGCAGCAGCGCCATGTCATCGATGCTGTCCGCGCCGGCCACCATCCCGCCGACCAGCGAGGCGACCTTCAACCCAGCGTTCGCGCCCTTGTCAGTCGGGACGCTCAGGTGCTCACCTGCCAGGTCACGCAGACCGGCGGACTCGGCCAACGCGAGCACCGGAACCAGACCGCCAGCCGACACGAGATTCGGATCGTCGAAGACCGCCGACGTCGATCGCAGCGTGTGAGAGAGTTTCACCTCAGAGATGCCCTTGCTCTTGGTGTGAATCGTTGCCTGAAGAACTCCGATTCTCCCGTGCTGCAAGGGCATTCTCGTTCTACGCCACGCTCACCCACCCAAGTTCATCGGTGGATCCGGGCTAAGCGTGCGACGACGAACGCAACCGTGTTTTCGGTGTCAGATCCGTTCGCGAGGTAGAGAGCCAGAGACGCGAGGCCCGCGAAACCGAAGACGACTGCCCCAACGTCATACTTCAGTGCAGCAGAGTCCTTGTTCTTGGCGTAAGCCTCGTATTCCTGGCCGACTACGAGAGCCGTCGACTCGTGCACGAGCTTGGCAGCTTCGTCTCGGAGTCCCTTCAGGTCGTCGATCGCCGCGTCAGCTCGCGCCTTCTCCGTCGAGAGCGCTTCGACCCACTGCTGCTCTAGCTCGCTTCGGGCAGTCTTGAGTTCCTGTAGGAGCTCATGCTGCACTCCTTCCAGCTGCTTGTGCTGTGTCTTGACCTCTGCGAGTGCTTCCTTCAGTTCGTCCCGGCGGGTGACGAGCGCAGTGAGCGCCTCGTCGGCGCTGGTTGTGATGCCCTCGATAGCGGACGCGCTGGCTGCTCCAAGCTGATCCGGCGTCAGGCTCGGCCAGGCCGCCAGCGCCTCGATCACCCCGTCAACTGCAGCGTCGACAGGCTTGTAGTCCGTACCTCCATCGCGCCACGCCTGGAACGCATCCACGAGTAAACGGACAGCGCCATCAGCGGTACTGAGGATGGCCCGGGTGAACGCTGCCGGATCGCTGCCTGTTCGATAGGCGGCGAGCCGCTCGACGACTACCCGCACTAGCTCAACGGTGTCGCGGTCGTTATCTTCATCTGGCAGCGGAGTCTCATCAAGCACCGCTCGAAGCTCCTCCGCTGTCTTCCACAGCGCGTGCCGTTCGAACCGGTCGATCCAACTCGCCATTCGCTATCCCTACATCCGCCGTTGAGCGGCGATCTTAGGGGCGCGCGGGCGCTCCGCGGGGGCGAATCAGATAAGCGGTAGGCACGCGGCCGGGGGCTCCGATTAGCGCCTTGATTGCAAACTGGTCCGGGAAGCAGTCAGGGGCGGTCCCGGAGGATACCGAAAACCGCCCCTGAGCTGCATTTTTGTGTGTCGGGCTGACAGGATTTGAACCTGCGACCCCTTGACCCCCAGTCAAGTGCGCTACCAAGCTGCGCCACAGCCCGAACGCCTCGCGCGGGATCGCCGAGCGAAGCGAGCGGAACATTACCGCAGACCTCTGGGCGGGCCGAATCTGGGGCAGGCCTCCTCAGGCGTAGGCTGACCGGCACCACGATCGGGGATGTCGTCGGCGAGCGACGGCCAGGGGACAGCGGTGACCAGGAGGCGGTGTGAGCACGCCCGACGCGCAGGCGACGGCACGTGTGTGGACCGTTCCGAACCTCTTGAGCGGCCTGCGGCTGCTCGGGGTCCCGTTGTTCCTGTGGCTGGTGCTGGGGCCGGAGGCCGACGGGTGGGCGCTGCTGGTCCTCATGGCCTCGGGCGTGACCGACTACCTCGACGGCTACCTCGCGCGCCGGCTGAACCAGATGTCGCAGCTCGGGCAGCTCCTCGACCCGATCGCGGACCGGCTCTACATCCTGGCCGTCGTCTTCGGGCTGGCGTGGCGCGACATCATCCCGTGGTGGCTGGCGCTGCTGCTGCCCGCACGCGACGTGTTCCTGTGGTGCCTGGTGCCGTTCCTGCGCACGCGCGGCTACAGCGCCCTTCCGGTCCACTTCCTCGGAAAGGCCGCGACCTTCAACCTGCTCTACGCGTTCCCGCTGCTGCTGCTCGGTGACGGCACCGGTGTGGTCGCGACGCTGGCCCAGGTCTTCGGGTGGGCCTTCGCGATCTGGGGCACGTCGCTGTACTGGTGGGCCGGCCTGCTGTACGCCTGGCAGGTGCGCAAGCTGCTCGCCGACCACGATCGCCGCGCGCCGGTGCTCGGCGGCGGCTGATGGCCGTGCCGTGAGTGAGCGCCCGCTGCCGGACCGGGTGACCATGGGTCTGCTCGACCTGGTCACCTCGCAGTCGCTCGACCAGGACTACGTCGCCGTCGCCGAACGCCGCCGCCAGGCGGCCGACTCCGAGGAGGCCCCGGCCGAGCCGAGCGCGGCGGAGCGACGCGGCATCGGCACCGTCGGCCTCGTCGTGGTGGCGGTGTTCGGTGCGCTGATGGTCACCGCCGGCCTGGAGACGTCGCGGCTGGCCGACGACCGGGCATCGGGCCGCGACGAGCTGATCAACCAGATCGCCGAGCGTCGCGAGGTCGTCGAGGCGCGCCGGGAGCGGGTCGAGACGCTGCGGCAGGAGAACGAGGAGCTGGAGACCTCGCTGATCGAGGAGACCGCCGCGGGCCGCGCTTTGTCGACGCGCGTCGCCCGGCTGAGCCTCGCGACCGGTCTGGTGCCGGTGAGGGGTCCGGGGGTCAAGGTCGTCGTGGACGACGCGGAGGGTGCCGGTAGCGACCTCGAGCGGGTGATGGACGTCGACCTGCAGAAGCTGGCCAATGCGCTGTGGGCTGCCGGGGCCGAGGCGATGGCGATCAACGGCAAGCGCGTCACGGCCACCACGGCTATCCGGCAGGCGGGAGCGGCGATCACAGTGAACTATCAGGCGATCCGACGGCCGTATGTCGTGGAAGCGATCGGGGATCCGGATACGATCCCTGCACGATTCGTCGACAATCGGCATGGTGCCGACTGGTTCGACCTGCAACGGGCGGTGGGCTTGCGCTTCACGATGAACAGGGAAGA
The nucleotide sequence above comes from Nocardioides massiliensis. Encoded proteins:
- a CDS encoding IS1380 family transposase, whose amino-acid sequence is MKLSHTLRSTSAVFDDPNLVSAGGLVPVLALAESAGLRDLAGEHLSVPTDKGANAGLKVASLVGGMVAGADSIDDMALLRHGGMGRLFARAYAPSTLGSFLRAFTFGHVRQLDAVASRFLIALAGLTGLLGAPAAPAADDAGDTDTDTEVDRGYALVDVDDTIIEVHGYAKQGAGFGYSGVRGLNALLATLTTATSAPVIVAQRLRKGSTGSPRGAKRLVGDAVRTARRLLGKPHPVLVRMDSAFYGRGPVHAAIARGAAVSVTVRMDKRVKAAIAAIGDDAWTTIEYTDAVFDEASQRWISRAEVAEIDFTAFAAQKKTDHVPGRLVVRRIPDFNAEKNKAAGQDTLFDTWRFHAFFTTTDADVLDTVAADKIHRHHAVIEQVHADLKSSALAHLPSGVFTANAAWLVLAVIAFNLTRAAASLTDPQLAKATTATLRRKLIIVPARVATSARRITLHLPRAWPWEAAWTALLDRVNDPPPVLAA
- a CDS encoding DUF881 domain-containing protein, yielding MGLLDLVTSQSLDQDYVAVAERRRQAADSEEAPAEPSAAERRGIGTVGLVVVAVFGALMVTAGLETSRLADDRASGRDELINQIAERREVVEARRERVETLRQENEELETSLIEETAAGRALSTRVARLSLATGLVPVRGPGVKVVVDDAEGAGSDLERVMDVDLQKLANALWAAGAEAMAINGKRVTATTAIRQAGAAITVNYQAIRRPYVVEAIGDPDTIPARFVDNRHGADWFDLQRAVGLRFTMNREENLTLPGAEDFRLRYATSEPVGAR
- a CDS encoding CDP-alcohol phosphatidyltransferase family protein, with product MSTPDAQATARVWTVPNLLSGLRLLGVPLFLWLVLGPEADGWALLVLMASGVTDYLDGYLARRLNQMSQLGQLLDPIADRLYILAVVFGLAWRDIIPWWLALLLPARDVFLWCLVPFLRTRGYSALPVHFLGKAATFNLLYAFPLLLLGDGTGVVATLAQVFGWAFAIWGTSLYWWAGLLYAWQVRKLLADHDRRAPVLGGG